From the Gramella sp. Hel_I_59 genome, one window contains:
- a CDS encoding M23 family metallopeptidase has protein sequence MRNLRYILIFLLISGCSQLEKAEDLISGLSDKEKYQRERDISNELFSLWESRIQKALNDSIEVEMPYTEAGNLKPKSFSIYSYQAYLKPGEILNTNFKTDSSSTLIFTEIYRRNKETKKFEQVLKPKSDGSISYEVEEKGLYKVIFQPEIEAHTAFTIQLSILPAYQFPVSGGDNADIGSYWGDIRDGGSRDHEGIDIFADRGTPVIATTSGRIGYSGEKGLGGKQVWLRDSKRSQSIYYAHLDSIVPNLNSVRTGDTLGFVGNTGNAKTTPPHLHFGIYRRNTGAIDPLGFVYKTETFESAIPKENKIAQQLRVISTKANLRNKAAASNSKIMKTARNGELLFVHGKTADWYHVRDSLDRSMYVHESLVSPNI, from the coding sequence ATGCGCAACCTTAGGTATATTCTTATTTTCTTACTTATTTCTGGCTGTTCTCAGCTGGAAAAAGCTGAAGATCTTATTTCCGGGCTTTCTGATAAAGAGAAATATCAACGGGAACGCGATATTTCAAATGAATTATTTAGTCTTTGGGAATCCAGGATTCAGAAAGCTTTAAACGATAGTATTGAAGTTGAAATGCCGTATACTGAAGCAGGAAACTTAAAACCGAAAAGCTTCAGTATTTACTCTTACCAAGCGTATTTAAAACCAGGTGAGATCCTGAACACCAATTTTAAAACCGACTCCTCTTCCACCCTTATTTTTACTGAAATATATCGTCGTAACAAGGAAACTAAAAAGTTTGAACAGGTTTTAAAACCTAAATCTGATGGTTCTATTTCCTACGAAGTTGAAGAAAAAGGACTCTATAAAGTGATCTTTCAGCCGGAAATTGAAGCTCATACGGCTTTTACAATACAACTTTCCATACTACCAGCTTATCAATTTCCAGTTTCTGGTGGGGATAATGCAGATATTGGTAGTTACTGGGGAGACATTCGGGATGGTGGTAGCCGGGACCATGAGGGTATAGATATTTTTGCAGATCGAGGAACACCGGTGATTGCAACGACTTCTGGAAGGATAGGTTATTCCGGAGAGAAAGGCCTTGGTGGAAAACAAGTCTGGCTGCGTGATTCAAAACGCTCTCAATCTATATATTATGCTCACCTGGATAGTATAGTTCCAAATTTAAATTCGGTCAGGACCGGTGATACTCTTGGATTTGTTGGCAATACGGGAAATGCTAAAACCACTCCTCCACATTTACACTTCGGAATATATCGCAGGAATACAGGAGCAATCGATCCGCTAGGATTTGTTTATAAAACTGAAACCTTTGAAAGTGCTATTCCGAAGGAAAATAAAATAGCGCAACAACTTAGAGTAATTTCAACGAAAGCAAACCTGCGGAATAAAGCAGCTGCCAGTAATTCTAAAATAATGAAAACTGCCAGAAATGGCGAACTTTTGTTCGTGCATGGAAAAACGGCCGATTGGTATCATGTTCGTGATAGCCTCGACCGTTCTATGTATGTGCATGAGAGCCTGGTAAGCCCAAATATTTAG
- a CDS encoding OmpA family protein, which translates to MKLRILTISTLLALGTSCVSSKKYNDLEGRNADLQRENRSMNEDLNSFRSNSEKLGNDLAGLQKEYDAATTERNDLMQKYAALQKNYSSLEESYDALEQNSSAAILENSRQNRELLAQLDEKEADLLTEKNRLEKLQKDLNLRSQRIDELESVIAAKDAKMNALKNAVSNALTNFEGKGLSVEQKDGKVYVSMENKLLFDSGSWAVNQEGRKAVKQLGSVLAQNPDISVLIEGHTDNVPYGGSGQLKDNWDLSTKRATSIVQILRENNQIDPQSLTAAGRGEYAPIAKNESEAGKAKNRRIEVILTPKLDEITRVLNEIE; encoded by the coding sequence ATGAAACTTAGAATCCTTACAATATCAACACTTCTTGCATTGGGAACTTCCTGTGTTTCATCGAAAAAATACAATGATCTGGAAGGTAGAAATGCAGACCTTCAGCGTGAGAATAGAAGCATGAATGAGGACCTCAATTCCTTCCGAAGTAATTCGGAAAAGCTTGGGAATGATCTTGCCGGCTTACAAAAAGAGTACGATGCTGCTACTACAGAGCGAAATGATCTAATGCAGAAATATGCTGCGTTGCAAAAGAACTATTCCAGTCTGGAAGAATCTTATGATGCCCTTGAGCAAAATAGTTCAGCAGCAATACTGGAGAATTCCCGTCAGAACAGAGAGCTACTCGCGCAGTTAGACGAAAAAGAAGCCGACCTCCTTACCGAAAAGAACCGACTGGAAAAACTTCAAAAAGACCTTAATCTTCGTTCTCAGAGAATCGATGAACTGGAATCTGTCATTGCAGCTAAGGACGCCAAAATGAACGCTCTTAAGAATGCTGTTTCCAATGCGCTTACAAATTTTGAGGGGAAAGGATTAAGCGTTGAGCAAAAAGATGGGAAAGTATATGTTTCCATGGAAAATAAATTGCTGTTTGATTCTGGTAGCTGGGCAGTGAATCAGGAAGGAAGAAAAGCTGTCAAACAGCTGGGAAGCGTACTTGCGCAAAATCCTGATATCTCAGTTCTAATTGAAGGACATACAGATAATGTGCCTTATGGAGGTAGCGGACAGTTAAAAGACAACTGGGATCTTTCTACTAAAAGAGCGACGTCCATAGTACAGATTTTGCGAGAAAACAACCAGATTGACCCTCAAAGTCTTACTGCTGCTGGTAGAGGTGAATATGCACCAATCGCCAAAAATGAATCTGAAGCAGGAAAAGCCAAAAACCGTAGAATTGAAGTGATTCTTACTCCAAAACTGGATGAAATCACTCGTGTCCTTAATGAAATTGAATAA
- a CDS encoding exodeoxyribonuclease III — MTIISYNVNGIRAAIRKGFLDWLQQADPDVVLIQEIKATPEQLDLEVFEKAGYPYQYWYPATKKGYSGVAILSKTKPDHVEYGTGIDYMDYEGRVIRADFGELSVMSLYLPSGTNTARLDFKFKFMEDFQYYIDELKKSRPNLIIGGDYNICHEAIDIHDPVRLKNTSGFLPEERQWIDRLMQSGFIDSFRQFNEEPDQYSWWSYRANARNNNKGWRIDYNLVAAPLKDRLKRAVILPEAYHSDHCPVLVEIEK, encoded by the coding sequence ATGACTATTATCTCATATAATGTAAACGGCATCAGGGCTGCGATCAGGAAAGGTTTTCTTGACTGGTTACAACAGGCAGATCCAGATGTGGTTCTTATTCAGGAAATAAAAGCTACTCCAGAACAACTTGATCTGGAAGTCTTTGAAAAGGCTGGGTATCCATATCAATACTGGTATCCCGCAACTAAAAAAGGATATAGCGGCGTGGCAATTTTGAGTAAAACCAAACCAGATCATGTAGAATATGGGACCGGGATAGATTATATGGACTATGAAGGCCGGGTGATTCGGGCAGATTTTGGAGAACTTTCAGTCATGAGTCTTTATTTACCATCGGGTACCAATACTGCAAGGCTCGATTTCAAGTTCAAATTCATGGAGGATTTCCAGTATTATATTGATGAACTTAAAAAGTCCAGACCTAATTTGATTATTGGCGGGGATTACAACATTTGTCACGAAGCCATCGATATTCACGATCCAGTAAGGTTAAAGAACACTTCCGGATTTCTTCCTGAAGAACGACAGTGGATCGATAGGTTAATGCAAAGTGGTTTTATAGATAGCTTCCGTCAATTTAATGAGGAACCAGATCAATATTCCTGGTGGAGTTACAGAGCTAATGCACGAAATAACAATAAAGGATGGAGGATCGATTATAATTTGGTAGCAGCACCCCTGAAAGATCGCTTAAAAAGAGCAGTAATCCTGCCGGAAGCATACCATAGTGACCATTGTCCCGTTCTAGTAGAAATCGAAAAATAA
- a CDS encoding aldo/keto reductase — protein sequence MKYSNLPNTNIKVSKICLGSMTWGEQNTEAEGHEQIDYALDRGVNFIDTAEMYSIPTKAETQGSTEKVIGSWLKKTGRRDDVVVASKVAGPGDMVSHIRENLGFHKEAIQDALHNSLKRLQTDHIDLYQLHWPERNTNFFGKLDYKHDESEAWEENFQEILESLQEFVQQGKIGHIGLSNETPYGLMKFLQAAGDKLPKVVTVQNPYSLLNRKDEVGLTEILHRENVGLFPYSPLGMGTLSGKHLNGIQKNSRLDLFPQYKRYSNDLAVEATRKYKDLADKHNLSLTHLALAFVNQQKFVTSNIIGATTMEQLKENIESIDIVLSDEILKVIDEIHQQIPNPAP from the coding sequence ATGAAATATAGCAATCTACCGAATACCAATATAAAAGTTAGTAAGATCTGTCTTGGTTCCATGACTTGGGGAGAACAGAATACAGAGGCTGAAGGTCACGAGCAAATAGATTACGCCCTGGATAGAGGTGTAAACTTTATCGATACTGCTGAAATGTATTCGATCCCAACGAAGGCAGAAACTCAGGGAAGTACAGAAAAAGTGATTGGATCCTGGTTAAAGAAAACCGGAAGAAGAGACGATGTGGTAGTCGCCAGTAAAGTGGCTGGTCCCGGAGATATGGTTTCGCATATTCGCGAAAATCTTGGTTTTCACAAGGAAGCTATCCAGGATGCTTTGCATAATTCATTAAAGAGATTGCAAACAGACCATATCGATCTATACCAATTGCACTGGCCGGAACGTAATACCAATTTTTTCGGGAAACTGGATTATAAGCATGATGAATCTGAAGCCTGGGAAGAAAACTTTCAGGAGATCCTGGAATCTTTGCAGGAGTTTGTTCAACAGGGAAAAATTGGTCATATAGGTTTGAGTAATGAAACTCCTTACGGACTCATGAAATTTCTTCAGGCTGCTGGAGATAAACTGCCGAAGGTAGTGACCGTTCAAAATCCATACAGTCTTCTTAATCGAAAGGATGAGGTTGGATTAACAGAAATACTTCATCGGGAGAATGTAGGCTTATTTCCTTATTCGCCGCTTGGAATGGGAACGCTCAGTGGAAAGCATTTAAATGGTATACAAAAGAACTCCCGTTTGGATCTGTTTCCGCAGTATAAGAGATATTCAAATGATCTGGCAGTCGAGGCAACCAGGAAATACAAGGATCTGGCCGATAAGCATAATCTTAGTTTAACCCATCTGGCATTGGCTTTCGTGAATCAGCAGAAATTCGTGACCAGCAATATTATTGGTGCTACGACCATGGAGCAATTAAAGGAAAATATTGAGAGTATTGATATCGTTCTTAGCGATGAAATCCTGAAAGTGATCGATGAGATCCATCAGCAAATTCCAAATCCTGCACCCTAA